One stretch of Arachis hypogaea cultivar Tifrunner chromosome 20, arahy.Tifrunner.gnm2.J5K5, whole genome shotgun sequence DNA includes these proteins:
- the LOC112783401 gene encoding aspartic proteinase CDR1-like yields MGGSSRFQIAVVVVTVVLVVLGMTVDGFSTELIPRHSPASPFYNPSRSHYEHLQDAIERSRKRLNHFENKIEAPLSPGDIEYLMRISIGTPPVEFVAIADTGSDLTWTQCLPCTQCYKQNFPIFDPRRSSSYNTISCKADVCFDLQTISSGCDRSNGTCEYLYGYADGSRTQGTLSIESITIGGAVIRNNIFGCSHISTGTFQKIGGSGIIGLGAGKLSLVSQLGESGRKFSYCLAPYSSKSTSKISFGSDAFVSGVSTPIQSDPAYDAFYFLTLESLSVGNKTIPLPSSNGVIRGGGGNIVIDSGTTLTLLPQETVLRLSSALEDAISLPKTVDPSRTFNLCYRVEGETEFPNVTADFKGARVVLRSINTFVEVADGVVCLAILPTQQEVSVFGNIAQTNFLVGYDLDARAVSFKPTDCTKAN; encoded by the coding sequence ATGGGCGGCAGCAGCAGATTTCAAATTGCAGTGGTGGTTGTAACGGTGGTGTTGGTGGTGTTGGGAATGACTGTTGATGGGTTCAGCACGGAACTGATTCCCCGGCATTCTCCCGCGTCCCCGTTTTACAACCCATCAAGAAGCCACTACGAGCATTTGCAGGATGCAATCGAGCGATCACGGAAGCGACTGAACCATTTCGAGAACAAAATAGAGGCCCCTCTGAGTCCGGGCGATATAGAGTATCTGATGCGGATATCCATTGGAACTCCACCGGTGGAGTTTGTGGCAATAGCAGACACTGGCAGCGATCTAACATGGACTCAGTGCCTGCCATGCACACAATGCTATAAGCAAAACTTCCCCATCTTCGATCCCCGCCGTTCGTCCTCTTACAACACCATCTCATGCAAGGCTGACGTGTGTTTCGACCTACAAACCATAAGCTCAGGTTGTGACCGAAGCAACGGCACATGTGAGTATCTTTATGGATATGCCGACGGTTCCCGAACCCAGGGAACGCTATCCATTGAAAGTATTACCATCGGCGGAGCTGTCATTCGCAACAATATATTCGGATGTTCACATATAAGCACGGGGACTTTTCAGAAAATAGGAGGGAGCGGCATCATAGGGCTTGGTGCTGGCAAACTTTCCTTAGTTTCTCAGTTAGGTGAGTCTGGGAGAAAATTCTCCTATTGTCTAGCACCATATTCTTCTAAATCCACCAGCAAGATAAGCTTCGGTTCCGATGCCTTTGTTTCTGGTGTCTCAACTCCTATTCAGAGTGATCCTGCCTACGACGCCTTCTACTTCCTCACACTTGAATCCCTCAGCGTTGGCAACAAGACAATCCCACTCCCGTCATCAAACGGTGTAATTCGAGGAGGAGGGGGGAATATCGTCATTGATTCTGGCACAACGCTCACATTGCTACCACAAGAGACAGTTCTTCGATTGAGTTCGGCTTTGGAAGACGCCATAAGCCTTCCCAAGACGGTTGACCCTAGCAGAACATTTAACCTTTGTTACAGGGTCGAGGGGGAGACTGAATTTCCGAATGTCACTGCAGATTTCAAGGGGGCTCGAGTGGTGCTACGCTCAATCAATACCTTCGTAGAGGTTGCAGATGGTGTGGTGTGTTTGGCAATTTTGCCAACACAACAAGAAGTATCTGTTTTTGGGAACATTGCTCAGACCAACTTCTTAGTGGGATATGATCTTGATGCTCGCGCTGTCTCTTTTAAGCCTACCGATTGTACCAAAGCCAATTAA
- the LOC112782508 gene encoding protein NUCLEAR FUSION DEFECTIVE 4-like — translation MKGGNSGREIMLGNSRKWIIVVVTIWLQAFTGTNFDFSQYSSAMKSALNISQMQLNYLATANDMGKLFGWSSGFALIYFPLPAVMFIAAAMGFVSYGLQWLLLQGFIHLPYFLVFVVSVLGGVSICWFNTVCFVLCIRSFPVKRALALSLTVSFNGVSGALYTLAANSIDPSSPTLYLLLNALLPLLVSFAAALLAPVMPHSPAHHDHSNSDSIMFLVLNFLATLTGLYLLLFASHASAGDVASNRLFLGGAIFLLVLPLFVAYASSWSRPTVHDDDLELHKELIISCKRMLEEEQCGGAVLGRLDFWLYYVTYICGGTIGLVYSNNLGQIAESVGTSCDISTLVMVYASFSFFGRLLSGLPDYIGSKLYFARTGWLCIALIPTPVAFTFMALSQTPLALPIGTALIAFSSRFIFAAAVSVTSELFGPNSVAVNHNLLITNIPIGSLLYGFLSALLYDANTNSGVCIGRQCYFWTFVCWACTAVLGLLSSLLLFFRTKHAYQLHDGFVRG, via the exons ATGAAAGGAGGCAACAGTGGCAGGGAGATTATGCTGGGGAATTCTCGGAAGTGGATAATTGTGGTGGTCACCATATGGCTGCAGGCCTTCACCGGCACCAACTTCGATTTCTCGCAGTACTCCTCCGCCATGAAATCCGCCCTCAACATATCGCAGATGCAGCTCAACTACCTAGCCACCGCCAACGACATGGGCAAGCTCTTTGGCTGGTCCTCCGGTTTCGCCCTCATCTACTTCCCTCTTCCTGCCGTCATGTTCATCGCCGCCGCCATGGGATTTGTCAGCTACGGCCTCCAGTGGCTCCTTCTCCAAGGCTTCATCCACCTCCCTTATTTTCTG GTGTTTGTTGTGAGTGTGTTAGGAGGGGTGAGCATATGTTGGTTCAACACAGTGTGCTTTGTTCTGTGCATAAGGAGTTTTCCGGTGAAGAGAGCACTGGCACTGTCCCTCACCGTCAGCTTCAATGGTGTGAGCGGGGCACTCTACACGCTGGCCGCCAATTCAATAGACCCTTCATCTCCTACTCTCTATCTCCTTCTCAATGCCCTTCTTCCCCTTCTCGTCTCCTTCGCCGCCGCCTTGTTGGCCCCAGTTATGCCCCACTCTCCTGCTCATCATGATCACTCTAACAGCGACTCCATCATGTTCCTAGTACTCAACTTCCTGGCCACTCTCACTGgcctctacctcctcctctttgCCTCCCATGCATCCGCGGGCGATGTGGCATCCAACAGGCTCTTCTTGGGGGGCGCCATTTTCCTTCTTGTCTTGCCCTTATTCGTTGCTTATGCCAGCTCGTGGTCTCGTCCAACAGTTCATGACGACGACCTCGAGCTGCATAAGGAACTCATCATTAGCTGCAAAAGGATGCTGGAAGAAGAGCAGTGTGGCGGCGCCGTTCTTGGAAGGCTGGATTTCTGGCTCTACTATGTTACCTACATTTGCGGAGGAACTATTGGGCTTGTGTATAGCAATAACCTGGGACAGATTGCGGAGTCAGTGGGCACGAGTTGTGACATTTCTACACTTGTGATGGTGTAtgcctccttctccttcttcggTCGCTTGCTTTCGGGTCTACCCGACTATATTGGTAGCAAATTGTACTTTGCAAGAACTGGTTGGCTATGCATTGCACTAATACCCACCccagttgcattcacattcatggCGCTATCACAAACTCCCCTCGCACTCCCCATAGGCACGGCGTTGATAGCCTTCAGTTCCAGATTCATATTCGCTGCTGCCGTCTCCGTCACGTCGGAACTCTTTGGTCCCAACAGTGTTGCCGTCAATCACAACCTTCTCATAACAAACATCCCAATTGGATCCCTGCTCTACGGCTTCCTGTCCGCCTTACTCTACGACGCCAACACAAACTCCGGCGTGTGCATTGGCAGGCAGTGCTACTTCTGGACTTTTGTGTGCTGGGCTTGCACAGCTGTCCTCGGACTGCTTTCTAGTCTCCTCTTGTTCTTCAGAACCAAACATGCATACCAATTACATGATGGCTTTGTAAGAGGATGA
- the LOC112782504 gene encoding uncharacterized protein, translating into MALLLHSPFPPSLSPRSHLHPNPNPNSAPNRFFLFVIPVTYNAAFRFSAHHRLLPSPSPAIPCRHSLLTTPLQLPGAALRLAVSVLLFLCFSFCLGGVRACSASMPSVATAASSVNEDQTVQDDGDEGKHDNEENVELEAAFNTWKSKTFALTVPLKVVALRGSLPPSWIKDFINSQGKRLKFNVKYHASLDGIFSELSIPFTKGNLGPASALAADIVGIGDSWLKFAIKKAIIEPIRDVEDQDWFKGLDEKWKVYLRRNCEGEMDPKGDIWAAPYRWGCMVIAYKTNKFQNHKLAPIEDWEDLWRPDLAGKIAMVDSPREVVGAVLKYMGASYNAKNINLEVNGGRDAVKLNLALLAKQVRLFDSVNYLKAFGVGDVWVAVGWSSDVIPVAKRMSDVAVIVPKSGASLWADLWAIPAASRIQTNQIGGRIRGPSPLIHQWIEFCLQAARALPFKQEVIPGASPSQIQDHSANMPVNMEFTKGRPRLNTNLIDGAPPLDIRKRCEFLEPLSDSTLSDYHWLLASIQEPGNGLVHKMYQYISMVAKSSGWFGSKQT; encoded by the exons ATGGCTTTGTTGCTGCATTCTCCCTTTCCCCCATCTCTCTCTCCCCGCTCACATCTCCACCCGAATCCTAACCCTAACTCTGCTCCCAATCGTTTCTTCCTTTTCGTCATTCCCGTCACTTATAATGCCGCTTTTCGATTCTCCGCTCACCATCGTCTGCTTCCATCGCCCTCCCCTGCCATCCCCTGCCGTCATTCCTTACTAACAACCCCTCTTCAGCTGCCGGGGGCTGCTCTGCGCCTCGCCGTTTCGGTGCTGCTGTTTCTCTGCTTCAGCTTCTGCCTCGGCGGCGTTCGAGCTTGTTCGGCATCTATGCCCTCTGTTGCCACCGCTGCTTCCTCCGTTAACGAGGACCAAACGGTTCAAG ATGATGGCGATGAAGGAAAACATGATAATGAAGAAAATGTGGAACTAGAAGCAGCTTTTAATACTTGGAAATCCAAAACATTTGCATTGACTGTTCCTTTGAAAGTTGTTGCTCTACGCGGTTCTCTGCCTCCTTCGTGGATCAAG GACTTCATAAATTCTCAAGGAAAGAGATTAAAGTTTAATGTGAAGTATCATGCCAGTCTTGATGGTATCTTTTCTGAGCTATCAATTCCTTTTACTAAAGGAAATCTCGGGCCTGCCTCTGCTTTGGCAGCAGATATTGTTGGAATTGGTGATTCATGGCTTAAATTTGCCATTAAAAAAGCTATAATTGAGCCAATAAGGGATGTAGAAGATCAGGATTGGTTTAAAGGCTTAGATGAGAAATGGAAG GTATATCTACGCAGGAACTGTGAGGGAGAAATGGATCCTAAAGGTGACATATGGGCGGCTCCGTATAGATGGGGCTGCATGGTAATAGCATACAAGACAAATAAATTTCAAAACCATAAGTTGGCTCCTATAGAG GATTGGGAAGATCTGTGGCGGCCTGATCTTGCAGGGAAAATTGCAATGGTTGATTCTCCTAGAGAAGTTGTTGGTGCAGTTTTGAAGTATATGGGGGCTTCCTACAATGCAAAGAATATCAACTTGGAAGTCAATGGTGGGAGAGATGCTGTCAAGCTCAATTTGGCATTGCTTGCAAAACAG gtcCGATTGTTTGATAGTGTAAACTACCTAAAAGCTTTTGGAGTTGGAGACGTGTGGGTAGCTGTTGGATGGAGTAGTGATGTTATCCCTGTTGCTAAGCGCATGTCTGATGTTGCAGTTATTGTTCCAAAGTCTGGAGCAAGTTTATGGGCGGATCTCTGG GCAATTCCTGCTGCTTCCAGGATTCAAACAAATCAGATTGGTGGGCGCATCAGGGGACCATCCCCATTAATCCATCAGTGGATAGAGTTTTGTCTTCAGGCTGCAAGAGCACTGCCTTTTAAGCAGGAGGTAATCCCAGGTGCCTCTCCCTCTCAAATTCAAGATCATTCAGCCAATATGCCTGTGAACATGGAGTTTACCAAGGGTAGGCCAAGGCTAAACACCAATCTCATTGATGGAGCACCACCTCTGGACATTAGAAAAAGGTGCGAGTTTCTCGAGCCTTTATCTGACTCAACACTGTCGGATTATCACTGGTTGCTTGCCTCTATCCAAGAACCTGGCAATGGGTTGGTACACAAAATGTATCAGTACATCTCAATGGTGGCTAAATCTTCTGGGTGGTTTGGTTCAAAACAGACATGA